The window GCCCTATCACACCCAGCCAGCTCTTAAAGTAAACACCCAGTCCGATGGCTGCAAGTCCTGCGACAATCCTTATTGTCCTGTCTGCACTTCCTATATTTGCTTTCATGGTTCTTACTCCTTTCAGGTTTAATTATTATCTGCTTTAACTTTAACAGGTGGGAATCAGATTGTCTGTGACAATGTTACAGAAGTCATGATTAATTAATTTACCTGTTCCGCTTTTTTTGATAAGCCGTTGAGGTCGGTGATTGAGATCGTCCCTCTGCCCAGAGAGATGATGTTGTCGGATTCAAAATGCTTCAGGATCCTGCTGACAACTTCCCTTGATGTCCCTAATTCCATCGCAATATCCTGATGGGTGATATTGATCCCGTCTTTATGCGTGTGAGCAAGTTTAAGAAGATACTCCGCGATACGCATGTCCATTCTGCGGAATGTGACTTCTTCAACCGTGGCAAGGATGTCAGAGAGGCGTCTGGAGAGGAGATTGAAAATATAGTCCCTCCAGATTTCATAACGGTTGATCCAGTTGCGGAAAATGGCTGCTGGGACCAGCGCCGCTTCCACATCTTCTTCAATTATCGCGATAGCCGGAAATTGACCATTATTGAAAATGCATGAAGCAGTCAGGATGCAGCTTTCCCCTTTTCCCAGCCTGTAAAGCGTTATCTCCCTGCCGCTCTCAGCGGGCTTATAGACCCTGACAGTGCCGGAGAGGACCAGGGCCAGTTGTTTGCATTCATCTCCTTCCAGAAAGACGAATTTGCCCTTTGGGATCCGCACAACTAAGGCATGTTCCGTGATTTGTTTTTTAATTTCCGCATCCGCGTCCCTTAAAAAAGGGAAGGCCCCGGATATTCTTTCCAG is drawn from Nitrospirota bacterium and contains these coding sequences:
- a CDS encoding Crp/Fnr family transcriptional regulator, with amino-acid sequence MDDSISVLERISGAFPFLRDADAEIKKQITEHALVVRIPKGKFVFLEGDECKQLALVLSGTVRVYKPAESGREITLYRLGKGESCILTASCIFNNGQFPAIAIIEEDVEAALVPAAIFRNWINRYEIWRDYIFNLLSRRLSDILATVEEVTFRRMDMRIAEYLLKLAHTHKDGINITHQDIAMELGTSREVVSRILKHFESDNIISLGRGTISITDLNGLSKKAEQVN